The genomic segment GTGGTCGTCGACGACGATCCCGGGTTCCGGCGCATCGCCACCACACTGCTGATGTCACGGGGCCTGCGGGTCGTGGCGGTATCCGCCGACGGCGCCTCCGCCCTGGCCACGGTGCGGGCACATCGCCCCCACGGTCTGCTGCTCGACCTGCACCTGCCCGACATGGACGGTCTCACTGTGGCCCGGCAGCTGGCCGAGGAGAACGACGGGCCCCTGGTGGTGCTCACCTCCACCGACAAGCTGCGCATGTCGCGGGAGGAGCTGGTGCGTGCGGGCATCGTGTCCTTCGTCACCAAGGACAAGCTGTTCGACGCCGATCTGCGGGGTCTGTTCACCCCGTCCGCGCCCTGAGGTCCGTCCAGGGCAGCGGCCTCGCCCCGCCCGGCCGCTCGCCGCGACGCCGTCCGTCCCGCTGCCGGCCGTCGCCTACTGCCCGAGGTAGCGCAGCACGGCCAGCACCCGACGGTGCTGTCCGGACGCCCCTTGACCCAGCCCC from the Streptomyces sp. NBC_01335 genome contains:
- a CDS encoding response regulator, whose product is MGINIVVVDDDPGFRRIATTLLMSRGLRVVAVSADGASALATVRAHRPHGLLLDLHLPDMDGLTVARQLAEENDGPLVVLTSTDKLRMSREELVRAGIVSFVTKDKLFDADLRGLFTPSAP